A stretch of Acidobacteriota bacterium DNA encodes these proteins:
- a CDS encoding thiamine pyrophosphate-dependent enzyme codes for MKPETYDIPGIDIAWCPGCGNFLILKALKKALAELEIDPKDLVMVSGIGQAAKIPHYLRTNFFNGLHGRALPPATAIKAANPKLTVICESGDGDMYGEGGNHMLHAIRRNPDIACIVHDNMVYGLTKGQASPTSRMGFRTPVQVGGVFEEPINPIALAVAMDASFVARAFSGDIDGMAEIIKQAVRHKGFALIDVFQPCVSFNKTNTLQWFKENTRALGDDHDPRDRAAAFARAIETDPFPLGVIYVNEKPTFEENVGLYAEGGEPLPFRSLERGEKLRELMKTKV; via the coding sequence GTGAAGCCCGAAACCTATGACATCCCCGGGATCGATATCGCCTGGTGCCCGGGCTGCGGCAACTTCCTGATCCTCAAGGCCCTCAAGAAAGCTCTGGCCGAACTCGAAATCGACCCGAAAGACCTCGTCATGGTCTCCGGGATCGGGCAGGCGGCCAAGATCCCGCATTACCTGCGGACGAACTTCTTCAACGGCCTTCACGGCCGGGCGCTGCCTCCGGCGACGGCCATCAAGGCGGCGAACCCCAAGCTCACCGTGATCTGCGAAAGCGGTGACGGCGACATGTACGGCGAGGGCGGAAACCACATGCTCCATGCCATCCGCCGCAACCCCGACATCGCCTGCATCGTTCATGACAACATGGTCTACGGGCTGACCAAGGGCCAGGCCTCGCCGACGAGCCGCATGGGCTTCCGGACGCCCGTCCAGGTCGGCGGCGTGTTCGAGGAGCCGATCAACCCCATCGCCCTGGCCGTGGCCATGGACGCCTCGTTCGTCGCCCGCGCTTTCAGCGGCGACATCGACGGGATGGCGGAGATCATCAAGCAGGCCGTCCGCCATAAGGGCTTCGCCCTCATCGACGTCTTCCAGCCCTGCGTCTCCTTCAACAAGACGAACACCCTGCAGTGGTTCAAGGAGAACACCCGCGCACTCGGCGACGATCACGACCCGCGCGACCGCGCCGCCGCCTTCGCCCGGGCCATCGAGACCGATCCCTTCCCGCTCGGCGTCATCTACGTCAACGAAAAGCCGACCTTCGAGGAGAACGTGGGGTTGTATGCGGAGGGCGGCGAGCCGCTTCCGTTCCGGAGCCTGGAGAGAGGGGAGAAGCTCCGGGAATTGATGAAGACGAAGGTTTAG
- a CDS encoding PIN domain-containing protein, whose amino-acid sequence MGTQTLRPVYLLDSVILIDHLRGIGPATKWLKKLREGEAVLSVITRAEVLSRGTADEQAAAHELCTQFVCLPLTESDATKAAELRRKHGWRLPDAFQASCAIRNGMKLVTRDARAFDAKKHPFVLIPYSL is encoded by the coding sequence ATGGGAACGCAAACCTTGAGGCCGGTCTATCTTCTGGATTCCGTAATCCTCATCGACCACCTCCGGGGTATCGGCCCGGCGACGAAATGGCTGAAGAAACTCCGTGAGGGCGAGGCTGTGCTTTCCGTGATCACGCGAGCCGAGGTCCTCAGCAGGGGTACGGCGGACGAACAGGCGGCGGCCCATGAGCTTTGCACACAGTTCGTATGCCTGCCTCTTACTGAGAGCGACGCCACCAAGGCCGCCGAGCTGCGGAGAAAGCACGGCTGGCGGCTGCCGGATGCTTTCCAGGCCTCGTGCGCCATTCGGAACGGGATGAAGCTCGTGACGCGCGACGCGCGGGCCTTCGATGCCAAAAAGCACCCCTTCGTGCTCATCCCCTATTCTCTGTAG
- a CDS encoding ribbon-helix-helix protein, CopG family, producing MTRTIISLPEDDKKWLDAYAGRQRISSAEVIRRAICEYRAKKSQKDLAAVLRETAGSWSSISGDSRDYIDAVRREWERKP from the coding sequence ATGACCCGAACAATCATTTCTCTGCCTGAAGACGACAAGAAATGGCTCGACGCCTACGCCGGGCGGCAGAGAATATCGAGCGCGGAGGTCATCCGCCGGGCCATCTGCGAATACCGCGCGAAAAAATCTCAGAAAGATCTGGCCGCGGTTCTCCGGGAAACGGCCGGATCGTGGTCGTCGATCAGCGGCGACAGCCGGGATTACATTGACGCCGTCAGGCGGGAATGGGAACGCAAACCTTGA
- the istB gene encoding IS21-like element helper ATPase IstB — translation MLVQPLLDKLGSLKLAGMREGLREQMENTAYRKLSFEERFGLLLDKEWSLRQTRKQTRRVRMARFREDAAIEDFDFSGSRGLERSQVLALAEDDWIRRRLNAIITGPTGAGKTFLACALGRSACRNGVSVRYFPLSKLLQKITRARVDGSWPKFLDTLTKIQLLVIDDWLRNPLTESQTPDLLEILEDRYGRASTLLATQIPVADWHDRLGNATLADAVMDRIIHNAYRLDLQGESMRKRRSPLTHSGHKDV, via the coding sequence ATGTTAGTCCAGCCACTCCTCGACAAGCTCGGTTCTCTCAAACTTGCCGGGATGCGGGAGGGTCTTCGGGAACAGATGGAAAACACCGCCTACCGCAAACTCTCTTTCGAGGAGCGCTTCGGTTTGCTTCTGGATAAGGAATGGTCGCTCCGTCAGACGCGGAAACAGACGCGCCGAGTGCGGATGGCCCGCTTCCGCGAGGACGCGGCGATCGAGGACTTCGACTTCTCAGGCTCTCGCGGCCTGGAGCGATCGCAGGTTCTGGCTCTCGCCGAGGATGATTGGATCCGACGACGGCTGAACGCCATCATCACCGGTCCGACCGGGGCCGGAAAAACTTTTTTGGCCTGCGCGCTGGGCCGATCGGCTTGCCGGAACGGCGTATCCGTCCGCTACTTTCCGCTCTCGAAGCTCCTTCAGAAAATCACCCGTGCCCGAGTCGACGGCTCCTGGCCGAAGTTCCTGGACACCCTGACCAAAATCCAGCTCCTGGTCATCGATGACTGGTTGCGGAACCCCCTGACGGAGTCCCAAACCCCGGATCTTTTGGAAATCCTCGAAGATCGATACGGTCGGGCCTCGACCCTGCTGGCCACTCAAATCCCCGTTGCGGACTGGCACGATCGTCTGGGAAACGCCACCCTTGCCGACGCGGTCATGGACCGCATCATTCACAATGCCTATCGGCTGGATCTTCAGGGAGAATCCATGCGAAAACGCCGTTCTCCCTTGACTCATTCCGGCCACAAAGACGTATAA